One genomic window of Syngnathus acus chromosome 11, fSynAcu1.2, whole genome shotgun sequence includes the following:
- the sem1 gene encoding 26S proteasome complex subunit SEM1 codes for MTDKKQPVDLGLLEEDDEFEEFPAEDWTGLDEDEDAHVWEDNWDDDNVEDDFSNQLRAELEKHGYKMETS; via the exons ATGACCGACAAAAAGCAACCAGTTGACCTAGGGTTACTGGAGGAAGACGATGAGTTTGAAGAATTCCCAGCCGAAG ACTGGACGGGATTGGACGAGGATGAAGATGCTCATGTTTGGGAAGACAACTGGGACGACGATAACGTCGAGGATGATTTCTCCAACCAGTTAAG AGCGGAGCTGGAAAAGCATGGCTACAAGATGGAGACGTCGTAG